A single Larimichthys crocea isolate SSNF chromosome VIII, L_crocea_2.0, whole genome shotgun sequence DNA region contains:
- the celf1 gene encoding CUGBP Elav-like family member 1 isoform X3, giving the protein MDSLDPDTLYVSPEQTGQPTLPLPNSDISNLALGGGKKMNGSLDHPDQPDVDAIKMFVGQIPRSWSEEQLRELFEPYGAVYEINVLRDRSQNPPQSKGCCFITYYTRKSALEAQNALHNMKILPGMHHPIQMKPADSEKNNAVEDRKLFIGMISKKCNENDIRLMFSPYGQIEECRILRGPDGLSRGCAFVTFTARQMAQSAIKSMHQSQTMEGCSSPIVVKFADTQKDKEQKRMAQQLQQQMQQLSAASMWGNLTGLNSLGPQYLALYLQLLQQSASTGNALNNLHPVSGLNAMQNLAALAAAATATQATATGSSAMTTSSSPLSALTSSGSSPTSSNNSSVNPMASLGALQSLAASSGAGLNMSSLAGMAALNGSLGSGGLSNGSGNTMEALSQAYSGIQQYAAAALPSLYNQSLLSQQSVSAAGSQKEGPEGANLFIYHLPQEFGDQDLLQMFMPFGNVISAKVFIDKQTNLSKCFGFVSYDNPVSSQAAIQSMNGFQIGMKRLKVQLKRSKNDSKPY; this is encoded by the exons ATGGATAGCCTCGACCCCGATACCCTGTATGTGTCCCCGGAGCAGACTGGACAGCCCACACTCCCCCTCCCTAACTCGGACATCTCCAACTTGGCACTAGGGGG TGGGAAAAAGATGAATGGGTCTTTGGACCACCCCGACCAACCAGATGTTGATGCCATTAAGATGTTCGTGGGACAGATTCCCCGGTCCTGGTCTGAGGAGCAGCTTCGGGAGCTGTTTGAGCCTTACGGAGCAGTCTATGAGATTAATGTTCTTCGAGATCGCAGCCAGAATCCACCACAGAGCAAAG GCTGCTGTTTTATAACGTACTATACTCGTAAATCAGCCTTGGAAGCACAGAATGCTCTGCACAACATGAAGATTCTGCCAGGG ATGCACCACCCAATCCAGATGAAGCCAGCtgacagtgagaaaaacaatg CAGTGGAGGACAGGAAGCTGTTTATTGGAATGATCTCCAAGAAATGTAACGAGAACGACATCCGACTCATGTTCTCACCGTACGGACAGATAGAGGAGTGCCGGATACTTCGAGGCCCCGACGGGCTCAGCCGTG GTTGTGCATTTGTGACGTTCACAGCTAGACAAATGGCCCAGTCGGCCATCAAGTCCATGCACCAGTCCCAGACCATGGAG gGCTGTTCATCACCCATCGTGGTGAAGTTCGCAGACACTCAGAAGGACAAGGAGCAGAAGCGCATGGCccaacagctgcagcagcagatgcagcaACTCAGTGCTGCTTCCATGTGGGGAAATCTCACGGGGCTCAACAGCCTGGGGCCACAGTACCtagca CTCTACTTACAGTTGCTGCAGCAGTCGGCCTCAACGGGGAACGCACTCAACAACCTGCACCCTGtttcag gtcttAATGCCATGCAGAACCTGGCAgctttagcagcagcagcaactgccACACAGGCCACGGCCACAGGCTCCAGCGCCATGACAACATCTAGTAGCCCACTAAGTGCACTAACAAgctcag gctcctcccccacctccagCAACAACTCATCAGTGAACCCCATGGCATCTTTGGGGGCCCTGCAGTCTCTGGCTGCTAGTTCCGGAGCCGGCCTCAACATGAGCTCGCTGGCAG GCATGGCAGCGCTGAATGGCAGCCTTGGCTCTGGGGGCCTGTCTAACGGCTCAGGAAACACCATGGAGGCACTGAGCCAGGCCTACTCAGGCATCCAGCAGTATGCTGCTGCCGCCCTCCCCAGCCTGTACAACCAGAGTCTGCTGTCGCAGCAGAGCGTCTCAGCAGCTGGCAGCCAAAAGGAAG GTCCAGAAGGTGCCAACTTGTTCATTTACCACCTGCCCCAGGAGTTTGGAGACCAGGACCTGCTCCAGATGTTTATGCCCTTTGGAAACGTCATCTCTGCTAAAGTCTTCattgacaaacagacaaacctcAGCAAGTGTTTTG GCTTTGTGAGTTATGACAACCCCGTGTCATCACAGGCAGCCATCCAGTCAATGAATGGTTTCCAGATCGGTATGAAGAGGCTGAAGGTGCAGCTGAAACGCTCAAAGAATGACAGCAAGCCCTACTGA
- the celf1 gene encoding CUGBP Elav-like family member 1 isoform X1 encodes MDSLDPDTLYVSPEQTGQPTLPLPNSDISNLALGGGKKMNGSLDHPDQPDVDAIKMFVGQIPRSWSEEQLRELFEPYGAVYEINVLRDRSQNPPQSKGCCFITYYTRKSALEAQNALHNMKILPGMHHPIQMKPADSEKNNAVEDRKLFIGMISKKCNENDIRLMFSPYGQIEECRILRGPDGLSRGCAFVTFTARQMAQSAIKSMHQSQTMEGCSSPIVVKFADTQKDKEQKRMAQQLQQQMQQLSAASMWGNLTGLNSLGPQYLALYLQLLQQSASTGNALNNLHPVSGLNAMQNLAALAAAATATQATATGSSAMTTSSSPLSALTSSGSSPTSSNNSSVNPMASLGALQSLAASSGAGLNMSSLAGMAALNGSLGSGGLSNGSGNTMEALSQAYSGIQQYAAAALPSLYNQSLLSQQSVSAAGSQKEASDSRSTGPEGANLFIYHLPQEFGDQDLLQMFMPFGNVISAKVFIDKQTNLSKCFGFVSYDNPVSSQAAIQSMNGFQIGMKRLKVQLKRSKNDSKPY; translated from the exons ATGGATAGCCTCGACCCCGATACCCTGTATGTGTCCCCGGAGCAGACTGGACAGCCCACACTCCCCCTCCCTAACTCGGACATCTCCAACTTGGCACTAGGGGG TGGGAAAAAGATGAATGGGTCTTTGGACCACCCCGACCAACCAGATGTTGATGCCATTAAGATGTTCGTGGGACAGATTCCCCGGTCCTGGTCTGAGGAGCAGCTTCGGGAGCTGTTTGAGCCTTACGGAGCAGTCTATGAGATTAATGTTCTTCGAGATCGCAGCCAGAATCCACCACAGAGCAAAG GCTGCTGTTTTATAACGTACTATACTCGTAAATCAGCCTTGGAAGCACAGAATGCTCTGCACAACATGAAGATTCTGCCAGGG ATGCACCACCCAATCCAGATGAAGCCAGCtgacagtgagaaaaacaatg CAGTGGAGGACAGGAAGCTGTTTATTGGAATGATCTCCAAGAAATGTAACGAGAACGACATCCGACTCATGTTCTCACCGTACGGACAGATAGAGGAGTGCCGGATACTTCGAGGCCCCGACGGGCTCAGCCGTG GTTGTGCATTTGTGACGTTCACAGCTAGACAAATGGCCCAGTCGGCCATCAAGTCCATGCACCAGTCCCAGACCATGGAG gGCTGTTCATCACCCATCGTGGTGAAGTTCGCAGACACTCAGAAGGACAAGGAGCAGAAGCGCATGGCccaacagctgcagcagcagatgcagcaACTCAGTGCTGCTTCCATGTGGGGAAATCTCACGGGGCTCAACAGCCTGGGGCCACAGTACCtagca CTCTACTTACAGTTGCTGCAGCAGTCGGCCTCAACGGGGAACGCACTCAACAACCTGCACCCTGtttcag gtcttAATGCCATGCAGAACCTGGCAgctttagcagcagcagcaactgccACACAGGCCACGGCCACAGGCTCCAGCGCCATGACAACATCTAGTAGCCCACTAAGTGCACTAACAAgctcag gctcctcccccacctccagCAACAACTCATCAGTGAACCCCATGGCATCTTTGGGGGCCCTGCAGTCTCTGGCTGCTAGTTCCGGAGCCGGCCTCAACATGAGCTCGCTGGCAG GCATGGCAGCGCTGAATGGCAGCCTTGGCTCTGGGGGCCTGTCTAACGGCTCAGGAAACACCATGGAGGCACTGAGCCAGGCCTACTCAGGCATCCAGCAGTATGCTGCTGCCGCCCTCCCCAGCCTGTACAACCAGAGTCTGCTGTCGCAGCAGAGCGTCTCAGCAGCTGGCAGCCAAAAGGAAG CCAGCGACAGTCGCAGCACCG GTCCAGAAGGTGCCAACTTGTTCATTTACCACCTGCCCCAGGAGTTTGGAGACCAGGACCTGCTCCAGATGTTTATGCCCTTTGGAAACGTCATCTCTGCTAAAGTCTTCattgacaaacagacaaacctcAGCAAGTGTTTTG GCTTTGTGAGTTATGACAACCCCGTGTCATCACAGGCAGCCATCCAGTCAATGAATGGTTTCCAGATCGGTATGAAGAGGCTGAAGGTGCAGCTGAAACGCTCAAAGAATGACAGCAAGCCCTACTGA
- the celf1 gene encoding CUGBP Elav-like family member 1 isoform X2: MDSLDPDTLYVSPEQTGQPTLPLPNSDISNLALGGGKKMNGSLDHPDQPDVDAIKMFVGQIPRSWSEEQLRELFEPYGAVYEINVLRDRSQNPPQSKGCCFITYYTRKSALEAQNALHNMKILPGMHHPIQMKPADSEKNNVEDRKLFIGMISKKCNENDIRLMFSPYGQIEECRILRGPDGLSRGCAFVTFTARQMAQSAIKSMHQSQTMEGCSSPIVVKFADTQKDKEQKRMAQQLQQQMQQLSAASMWGNLTGLNSLGPQYLALYLQLLQQSASTGNALNNLHPVSGLNAMQNLAALAAAATATQATATGSSAMTTSSSPLSALTSSGSSPTSSNNSSVNPMASLGALQSLAASSGAGLNMSSLAGMAALNGSLGSGGLSNGSGNTMEALSQAYSGIQQYAAAALPSLYNQSLLSQQSVSAAGSQKEASDSRSTGPEGANLFIYHLPQEFGDQDLLQMFMPFGNVISAKVFIDKQTNLSKCFGFVSYDNPVSSQAAIQSMNGFQIGMKRLKVQLKRSKNDSKPY; encoded by the exons ATGGATAGCCTCGACCCCGATACCCTGTATGTGTCCCCGGAGCAGACTGGACAGCCCACACTCCCCCTCCCTAACTCGGACATCTCCAACTTGGCACTAGGGGG TGGGAAAAAGATGAATGGGTCTTTGGACCACCCCGACCAACCAGATGTTGATGCCATTAAGATGTTCGTGGGACAGATTCCCCGGTCCTGGTCTGAGGAGCAGCTTCGGGAGCTGTTTGAGCCTTACGGAGCAGTCTATGAGATTAATGTTCTTCGAGATCGCAGCCAGAATCCACCACAGAGCAAAG GCTGCTGTTTTATAACGTACTATACTCGTAAATCAGCCTTGGAAGCACAGAATGCTCTGCACAACATGAAGATTCTGCCAGGG ATGCACCACCCAATCCAGATGAAGCCAGCtgacagtgagaaaaacaatg TGGAGGACAGGAAGCTGTTTATTGGAATGATCTCCAAGAAATGTAACGAGAACGACATCCGACTCATGTTCTCACCGTACGGACAGATAGAGGAGTGCCGGATACTTCGAGGCCCCGACGGGCTCAGCCGTG GTTGTGCATTTGTGACGTTCACAGCTAGACAAATGGCCCAGTCGGCCATCAAGTCCATGCACCAGTCCCAGACCATGGAG gGCTGTTCATCACCCATCGTGGTGAAGTTCGCAGACACTCAGAAGGACAAGGAGCAGAAGCGCATGGCccaacagctgcagcagcagatgcagcaACTCAGTGCTGCTTCCATGTGGGGAAATCTCACGGGGCTCAACAGCCTGGGGCCACAGTACCtagca CTCTACTTACAGTTGCTGCAGCAGTCGGCCTCAACGGGGAACGCACTCAACAACCTGCACCCTGtttcag gtcttAATGCCATGCAGAACCTGGCAgctttagcagcagcagcaactgccACACAGGCCACGGCCACAGGCTCCAGCGCCATGACAACATCTAGTAGCCCACTAAGTGCACTAACAAgctcag gctcctcccccacctccagCAACAACTCATCAGTGAACCCCATGGCATCTTTGGGGGCCCTGCAGTCTCTGGCTGCTAGTTCCGGAGCCGGCCTCAACATGAGCTCGCTGGCAG GCATGGCAGCGCTGAATGGCAGCCTTGGCTCTGGGGGCCTGTCTAACGGCTCAGGAAACACCATGGAGGCACTGAGCCAGGCCTACTCAGGCATCCAGCAGTATGCTGCTGCCGCCCTCCCCAGCCTGTACAACCAGAGTCTGCTGTCGCAGCAGAGCGTCTCAGCAGCTGGCAGCCAAAAGGAAG CCAGCGACAGTCGCAGCACCG GTCCAGAAGGTGCCAACTTGTTCATTTACCACCTGCCCCAGGAGTTTGGAGACCAGGACCTGCTCCAGATGTTTATGCCCTTTGGAAACGTCATCTCTGCTAAAGTCTTCattgacaaacagacaaacctcAGCAAGTGTTTTG GCTTTGTGAGTTATGACAACCCCGTGTCATCACAGGCAGCCATCCAGTCAATGAATGGTTTCCAGATCGGTATGAAGAGGCTGAAGGTGCAGCTGAAACGCTCAAAGAATGACAGCAAGCCCTACTGA
- the celf1 gene encoding CUGBP Elav-like family member 1 isoform X4, whose translation MDSLDPDTLYVSPEQTGQPTLPLPNSDISNLALGGGKKMNGSLDHPDQPDVDAIKMFVGQIPRSWSEEQLRELFEPYGAVYEINVLRDRSQNPPQSKGCCFITYYTRKSALEAQNALHNMKILPGMHHPIQMKPADSEKNNVEDRKLFIGMISKKCNENDIRLMFSPYGQIEECRILRGPDGLSRGCAFVTFTARQMAQSAIKSMHQSQTMEGCSSPIVVKFADTQKDKEQKRMAQQLQQQMQQLSAASMWGNLTGLNSLGPQYLALYLQLLQQSASTGNALNNLHPVSGLNAMQNLAALAAAATATQATATGSSAMTTSSSPLSALTSSGSSPTSSNNSSVNPMASLGALQSLAASSGAGLNMSSLAGMAALNGSLGSGGLSNGSGNTMEALSQAYSGIQQYAAAALPSLYNQSLLSQQSVSAAGSQKEGPEGANLFIYHLPQEFGDQDLLQMFMPFGNVISAKVFIDKQTNLSKCFGFVSYDNPVSSQAAIQSMNGFQIGMKRLKVQLKRSKNDSKPY comes from the exons ATGGATAGCCTCGACCCCGATACCCTGTATGTGTCCCCGGAGCAGACTGGACAGCCCACACTCCCCCTCCCTAACTCGGACATCTCCAACTTGGCACTAGGGGG TGGGAAAAAGATGAATGGGTCTTTGGACCACCCCGACCAACCAGATGTTGATGCCATTAAGATGTTCGTGGGACAGATTCCCCGGTCCTGGTCTGAGGAGCAGCTTCGGGAGCTGTTTGAGCCTTACGGAGCAGTCTATGAGATTAATGTTCTTCGAGATCGCAGCCAGAATCCACCACAGAGCAAAG GCTGCTGTTTTATAACGTACTATACTCGTAAATCAGCCTTGGAAGCACAGAATGCTCTGCACAACATGAAGATTCTGCCAGGG ATGCACCACCCAATCCAGATGAAGCCAGCtgacagtgagaaaaacaatg TGGAGGACAGGAAGCTGTTTATTGGAATGATCTCCAAGAAATGTAACGAGAACGACATCCGACTCATGTTCTCACCGTACGGACAGATAGAGGAGTGCCGGATACTTCGAGGCCCCGACGGGCTCAGCCGTG GTTGTGCATTTGTGACGTTCACAGCTAGACAAATGGCCCAGTCGGCCATCAAGTCCATGCACCAGTCCCAGACCATGGAG gGCTGTTCATCACCCATCGTGGTGAAGTTCGCAGACACTCAGAAGGACAAGGAGCAGAAGCGCATGGCccaacagctgcagcagcagatgcagcaACTCAGTGCTGCTTCCATGTGGGGAAATCTCACGGGGCTCAACAGCCTGGGGCCACAGTACCtagca CTCTACTTACAGTTGCTGCAGCAGTCGGCCTCAACGGGGAACGCACTCAACAACCTGCACCCTGtttcag gtcttAATGCCATGCAGAACCTGGCAgctttagcagcagcagcaactgccACACAGGCCACGGCCACAGGCTCCAGCGCCATGACAACATCTAGTAGCCCACTAAGTGCACTAACAAgctcag gctcctcccccacctccagCAACAACTCATCAGTGAACCCCATGGCATCTTTGGGGGCCCTGCAGTCTCTGGCTGCTAGTTCCGGAGCCGGCCTCAACATGAGCTCGCTGGCAG GCATGGCAGCGCTGAATGGCAGCCTTGGCTCTGGGGGCCTGTCTAACGGCTCAGGAAACACCATGGAGGCACTGAGCCAGGCCTACTCAGGCATCCAGCAGTATGCTGCTGCCGCCCTCCCCAGCCTGTACAACCAGAGTCTGCTGTCGCAGCAGAGCGTCTCAGCAGCTGGCAGCCAAAAGGAAG GTCCAGAAGGTGCCAACTTGTTCATTTACCACCTGCCCCAGGAGTTTGGAGACCAGGACCTGCTCCAGATGTTTATGCCCTTTGGAAACGTCATCTCTGCTAAAGTCTTCattgacaaacagacaaacctcAGCAAGTGTTTTG GCTTTGTGAGTTATGACAACCCCGTGTCATCACAGGCAGCCATCCAGTCAATGAATGGTTTCCAGATCGGTATGAAGAGGCTGAAGGTGCAGCTGAAACGCTCAAAGAATGACAGCAAGCCCTACTGA
- the celf1 gene encoding CUGBP Elav-like family member 1 isoform X5, translated as MNGSLDHPDQPDVDAIKMFVGQIPRSWSEEQLRELFEPYGAVYEINVLRDRSQNPPQSKGCCFITYYTRKSALEAQNALHNMKILPGMHHPIQMKPADSEKNNAVEDRKLFIGMISKKCNENDIRLMFSPYGQIEECRILRGPDGLSRGCAFVTFTARQMAQSAIKSMHQSQTMEGCSSPIVVKFADTQKDKEQKRMAQQLQQQMQQLSAASMWGNLTGLNSLGPQYLALYLQLLQQSASTGNALNNLHPVSGLNAMQNLAALAAAATATQATATGSSAMTTSSSPLSALTSSGSSPTSSNNSSVNPMASLGALQSLAASSGAGLNMSSLAGMAALNGSLGSGGLSNGSGNTMEALSQAYSGIQQYAAAALPSLYNQSLLSQQSVSAAGSQKEASDSRSTGPEGANLFIYHLPQEFGDQDLLQMFMPFGNVISAKVFIDKQTNLSKCFGFVSYDNPVSSQAAIQSMNGFQIGMKRLKVQLKRSKNDSKPY; from the exons ATGAATGGGTCTTTGGACCACCCCGACCAACCAGATGTTGATGCCATTAAGATGTTCGTGGGACAGATTCCCCGGTCCTGGTCTGAGGAGCAGCTTCGGGAGCTGTTTGAGCCTTACGGAGCAGTCTATGAGATTAATGTTCTTCGAGATCGCAGCCAGAATCCACCACAGAGCAAAG GCTGCTGTTTTATAACGTACTATACTCGTAAATCAGCCTTGGAAGCACAGAATGCTCTGCACAACATGAAGATTCTGCCAGGG ATGCACCACCCAATCCAGATGAAGCCAGCtgacagtgagaaaaacaatg CAGTGGAGGACAGGAAGCTGTTTATTGGAATGATCTCCAAGAAATGTAACGAGAACGACATCCGACTCATGTTCTCACCGTACGGACAGATAGAGGAGTGCCGGATACTTCGAGGCCCCGACGGGCTCAGCCGTG GTTGTGCATTTGTGACGTTCACAGCTAGACAAATGGCCCAGTCGGCCATCAAGTCCATGCACCAGTCCCAGACCATGGAG gGCTGTTCATCACCCATCGTGGTGAAGTTCGCAGACACTCAGAAGGACAAGGAGCAGAAGCGCATGGCccaacagctgcagcagcagatgcagcaACTCAGTGCTGCTTCCATGTGGGGAAATCTCACGGGGCTCAACAGCCTGGGGCCACAGTACCtagca CTCTACTTACAGTTGCTGCAGCAGTCGGCCTCAACGGGGAACGCACTCAACAACCTGCACCCTGtttcag gtcttAATGCCATGCAGAACCTGGCAgctttagcagcagcagcaactgccACACAGGCCACGGCCACAGGCTCCAGCGCCATGACAACATCTAGTAGCCCACTAAGTGCACTAACAAgctcag gctcctcccccacctccagCAACAACTCATCAGTGAACCCCATGGCATCTTTGGGGGCCCTGCAGTCTCTGGCTGCTAGTTCCGGAGCCGGCCTCAACATGAGCTCGCTGGCAG GCATGGCAGCGCTGAATGGCAGCCTTGGCTCTGGGGGCCTGTCTAACGGCTCAGGAAACACCATGGAGGCACTGAGCCAGGCCTACTCAGGCATCCAGCAGTATGCTGCTGCCGCCCTCCCCAGCCTGTACAACCAGAGTCTGCTGTCGCAGCAGAGCGTCTCAGCAGCTGGCAGCCAAAAGGAAG CCAGCGACAGTCGCAGCACCG GTCCAGAAGGTGCCAACTTGTTCATTTACCACCTGCCCCAGGAGTTTGGAGACCAGGACCTGCTCCAGATGTTTATGCCCTTTGGAAACGTCATCTCTGCTAAAGTCTTCattgacaaacagacaaacctcAGCAAGTGTTTTG GCTTTGTGAGTTATGACAACCCCGTGTCATCACAGGCAGCCATCCAGTCAATGAATGGTTTCCAGATCGGTATGAAGAGGCTGAAGGTGCAGCTGAAACGCTCAAAGAATGACAGCAAGCCCTACTGA
- the celf1 gene encoding CUGBP Elav-like family member 1 isoform X7, whose amino-acid sequence MNLMHHPIQMKPADSEKNNVEDRKLFIGMISKKCNENDIRLMFSPYGQIEECRILRGPDGLSRGCAFVTFTARQMAQSAIKSMHQSQTMEGCSSPIVVKFADTQKDKEQKRMAQQLQQQMQQLSAASMWGNLTGLNSLGPQYLALYLQLLQQSASTGNALNNLHPVSGLNAMQNLAALAAAATATQATATGSSAMTTSSSPLSALTSSGSSPTSSNNSSVNPMASLGALQSLAASSGAGLNMSSLAGMAALNGSLGSGGLSNGSGNTMEALSQAYSGIQQYAAAALPSLYNQSLLSQQSVSAAGSQKEASDSRSTGPEGANLFIYHLPQEFGDQDLLQMFMPFGNVISAKVFIDKQTNLSKCFGFVSYDNPVSSQAAIQSMNGFQIGMKRLKVQLKRSKNDSKPY is encoded by the exons ATGAACCTG ATGCACCACCCAATCCAGATGAAGCCAGCtgacagtgagaaaaacaatg TGGAGGACAGGAAGCTGTTTATTGGAATGATCTCCAAGAAATGTAACGAGAACGACATCCGACTCATGTTCTCACCGTACGGACAGATAGAGGAGTGCCGGATACTTCGAGGCCCCGACGGGCTCAGCCGTG GTTGTGCATTTGTGACGTTCACAGCTAGACAAATGGCCCAGTCGGCCATCAAGTCCATGCACCAGTCCCAGACCATGGAG gGCTGTTCATCACCCATCGTGGTGAAGTTCGCAGACACTCAGAAGGACAAGGAGCAGAAGCGCATGGCccaacagctgcagcagcagatgcagcaACTCAGTGCTGCTTCCATGTGGGGAAATCTCACGGGGCTCAACAGCCTGGGGCCACAGTACCtagca CTCTACTTACAGTTGCTGCAGCAGTCGGCCTCAACGGGGAACGCACTCAACAACCTGCACCCTGtttcag gtcttAATGCCATGCAGAACCTGGCAgctttagcagcagcagcaactgccACACAGGCCACGGCCACAGGCTCCAGCGCCATGACAACATCTAGTAGCCCACTAAGTGCACTAACAAgctcag gctcctcccccacctccagCAACAACTCATCAGTGAACCCCATGGCATCTTTGGGGGCCCTGCAGTCTCTGGCTGCTAGTTCCGGAGCCGGCCTCAACATGAGCTCGCTGGCAG GCATGGCAGCGCTGAATGGCAGCCTTGGCTCTGGGGGCCTGTCTAACGGCTCAGGAAACACCATGGAGGCACTGAGCCAGGCCTACTCAGGCATCCAGCAGTATGCTGCTGCCGCCCTCCCCAGCCTGTACAACCAGAGTCTGCTGTCGCAGCAGAGCGTCTCAGCAGCTGGCAGCCAAAAGGAAG CCAGCGACAGTCGCAGCACCG GTCCAGAAGGTGCCAACTTGTTCATTTACCACCTGCCCCAGGAGTTTGGAGACCAGGACCTGCTCCAGATGTTTATGCCCTTTGGAAACGTCATCTCTGCTAAAGTCTTCattgacaaacagacaaacctcAGCAAGTGTTTTG GCTTTGTGAGTTATGACAACCCCGTGTCATCACAGGCAGCCATCCAGTCAATGAATGGTTTCCAGATCGGTATGAAGAGGCTGAAGGTGCAGCTGAAACGCTCAAAGAATGACAGCAAGCCCTACTGA
- the celf1 gene encoding CUGBP Elav-like family member 1 isoform X6 — translation MNLMHHPIQMKPADSEKNNAVEDRKLFIGMISKKCNENDIRLMFSPYGQIEECRILRGPDGLSRGCAFVTFTARQMAQSAIKSMHQSQTMEGCSSPIVVKFADTQKDKEQKRMAQQLQQQMQQLSAASMWGNLTGLNSLGPQYLALYLQLLQQSASTGNALNNLHPVSGLNAMQNLAALAAAATATQATATGSSAMTTSSSPLSALTSSGSSPTSSNNSSVNPMASLGALQSLAASSGAGLNMSSLAGMAALNGSLGSGGLSNGSGNTMEALSQAYSGIQQYAAAALPSLYNQSLLSQQSVSAAGSQKEASDSRSTGPEGANLFIYHLPQEFGDQDLLQMFMPFGNVISAKVFIDKQTNLSKCFGFVSYDNPVSSQAAIQSMNGFQIGMKRLKVQLKRSKNDSKPY, via the exons ATGAACCTG ATGCACCACCCAATCCAGATGAAGCCAGCtgacagtgagaaaaacaatg CAGTGGAGGACAGGAAGCTGTTTATTGGAATGATCTCCAAGAAATGTAACGAGAACGACATCCGACTCATGTTCTCACCGTACGGACAGATAGAGGAGTGCCGGATACTTCGAGGCCCCGACGGGCTCAGCCGTG GTTGTGCATTTGTGACGTTCACAGCTAGACAAATGGCCCAGTCGGCCATCAAGTCCATGCACCAGTCCCAGACCATGGAG gGCTGTTCATCACCCATCGTGGTGAAGTTCGCAGACACTCAGAAGGACAAGGAGCAGAAGCGCATGGCccaacagctgcagcagcagatgcagcaACTCAGTGCTGCTTCCATGTGGGGAAATCTCACGGGGCTCAACAGCCTGGGGCCACAGTACCtagca CTCTACTTACAGTTGCTGCAGCAGTCGGCCTCAACGGGGAACGCACTCAACAACCTGCACCCTGtttcag gtcttAATGCCATGCAGAACCTGGCAgctttagcagcagcagcaactgccACACAGGCCACGGCCACAGGCTCCAGCGCCATGACAACATCTAGTAGCCCACTAAGTGCACTAACAAgctcag gctcctcccccacctccagCAACAACTCATCAGTGAACCCCATGGCATCTTTGGGGGCCCTGCAGTCTCTGGCTGCTAGTTCCGGAGCCGGCCTCAACATGAGCTCGCTGGCAG GCATGGCAGCGCTGAATGGCAGCCTTGGCTCTGGGGGCCTGTCTAACGGCTCAGGAAACACCATGGAGGCACTGAGCCAGGCCTACTCAGGCATCCAGCAGTATGCTGCTGCCGCCCTCCCCAGCCTGTACAACCAGAGTCTGCTGTCGCAGCAGAGCGTCTCAGCAGCTGGCAGCCAAAAGGAAG CCAGCGACAGTCGCAGCACCG GTCCAGAAGGTGCCAACTTGTTCATTTACCACCTGCCCCAGGAGTTTGGAGACCAGGACCTGCTCCAGATGTTTATGCCCTTTGGAAACGTCATCTCTGCTAAAGTCTTCattgacaaacagacaaacctcAGCAAGTGTTTTG GCTTTGTGAGTTATGACAACCCCGTGTCATCACAGGCAGCCATCCAGTCAATGAATGGTTTCCAGATCGGTATGAAGAGGCTGAAGGTGCAGCTGAAACGCTCAAAGAATGACAGCAAGCCCTACTGA